The genomic window TTTTCCCGAGCCGGTGTGCCCCACGATAGCAACGGTGGAACCTGCCGGTATGCTGAAGCTCAGGTTCCTGAGGGCAAACCGGCCGTTGTTGCCGTTCTCAATCGAGGGGTATGCGAACGAAAGATCTTGCACCTCTATTTCACCGTGCTCGATGACAAACGGGGTCGTTCTTTCGGTGTCGGTGATCGTCGGCTGTGCCTGAAAAACCTCGTTTACGCGCCTGAGCGACGACAGCCCGCGCTGCGACGCGCTGATGATCATGCCCAGAAATGCGGTCGGCATCGCAAGAATGGCGAGATATCCGCTGAAGGCGACAAATTCGCCCAGTGTGATCCTGCCTGCAATGACGCTCGCGCCGCCATACGAGATGATGACCAGCATCCCGATTGCGCCAACGGCCCTGATCATCGGCGTCAGCAGGCTGTGCACCTTGATGAGACCGATGTTGCTGTCGAAATAATTCCTGCTCAGTTTTTCAAAATGCCTGGACTGGCTTTCCTCCTGAACGTACGCCTTGATGATCTGGATGCCCGACATGCTCTCCTGGGCCTGCGTGCTCACGTCCGCCAGGCGCTCCTGCACGGTTTTCGACCGGCTGAACAACTCGCTTGCAAACCGCTTGAAGATAACCATGAAGAGGGGGTACGGGATCAGCGCGAGCAGCGTCAGCCGCGCACTCATCGACAGCATGATGGGAATTGCGCCGATATACATGATCAGCGTGCTCGTGACGTAGAGAATAACCGGCCCCACCAGGCTCTGAACGTACTGCATGTCGTTGATCGTTCGGGACATGAGGTCGCCGGTCGGCATCTGTATGTAGTATGACGGGTTGAGCGTCTGAAGGTGCGCGAACAAATTATTGCGCATGTCGTGGGCCACTTTGCGGCTGTTGCCGAGCAGGAACCAGCGCGAGCCGATCCTGATCACCATCTGGACGGCGGCTACAACCAGTATCAGAATCGCGAACAGGTGCGGCCTTGCCAATTCATTCGCCTGTCTCACATATTGCAGGTGCTCGATCGTCTGCTTGGTGAGCCAGGGGATCAGAAGAGCCAGCCCGTTCGAGGCGAGCAAGCAGAGACACCCCGCCACGTAGGTCCAGAAGTAACGGCGAATATAGGGTATAAGAGTTAGCAGGTCTTTAAGCATCTGCAGTTAAGTATTTACTCCGCGGATTAGTGGAAGCAAGGCGAAGGAAGCATCATTATTATAGCTCAGGAAAGGGGTTCGGTCAACGGGATGATCCAGTGATAAAGGAGGCATTCAACTGAACGCGATCTGACACCTGCGCAATCGGCCGCGGGTGAACAGACCGGGAAGGACAGTATATGCGGCTTAAAATAGTCCGTTTTCTTGCTCTGCTATTTACTGCCATTGCGCTTGCGGCATCGCTTGCTCACTTGTTCGAACTGCCGAACAAGATCGAGCTTTCCCGAGAAGCGTATTTGACAGTTCAGCAGATTTATCGAGGCTGGGCGTTGCTTGGTTTTGTCGTGGCGGGAGCGCTGATCTCGACACTCGCGTTGACTTTCATGGTTCGACGAAAACCGAAAACATTTGCCCTGTCTCTCGCAGCGTTTCTGTGCATAGCGGGCACGCAGGTGA from Candidatus Abyssobacteria bacterium SURF_5 includes these protein-coding regions:
- a CDS encoding ABC transporter ATP-binding protein, whose translation is MLKDLLTLIPYIRRYFWTYVAGCLCLLASNGLALLIPWLTKQTIEHLQYVRQANELARPHLFAILILVVAAVQMVIRIGSRWFLLGNSRKVAHDMRNNLFAHLQTLNPSYYIQMPTGDLMSRTINDMQYVQSLVGPVILYVTSTLIMYIGAIPIMLSMSARLTLLALIPYPLFMVIFKRFASELFSRSKTVQERLADVSTQAQESMSGIQIIKAYVQEESQSRHFEKLSRNYFDSNIGLIKVHSLLTPMIRAVGAIGMLVIISYGGASVIAGRITLGEFVAFSGYLAILAMPTAFLGMIISASQRGLSSLRRVNEVFQAQPTITDTERTTPFVIEHGEIEVQDLSFAYPSIENGNNGRFALRNLSFSIPAGSTVAIVGHTGSGKTTLVHLIARLLEIEPGKIFIDGRDITSIPLAELRSKLALVPQESFLFSLTLRENISFGSADGEGSVVEKAARLAGLEPDISGFPSGLETIIGERGINLSGGQRQRTALARALAANPTILILDDAFSSVDTHTEEQVLKNLRQVLKERTTIMISHRISTVKDADKILVMEEGQIVEEGSHESLIQLKGIYADLYEKQLLMEELEEL
- a CDS encoding DUF1772 domain-containing protein; protein product: MRLKIVRFLALLFTAIALAASLAHLFELPNKIELSREAYLTVQQIYRGWALLGFVVAGALISTLALTFMVRRKPKTFALSLAAFLCIAGTQVIFWTFTYPANRQTNNWTMLPANWEHLRAQWEYSHAAGAVLNLSAFISLVLSVLTDADK